The proteins below are encoded in one region of Haladaptatus sp. R4:
- the purS gene encoding phosphoribosylformylglycinamidine synthase subunit PurS — MTAYTATVTVRLKAGVLDPEAETTRGALERLGFELESLRSADEFEIDLDAESSSDAEERAGEMAERLLANPTIHDYTVAVEER, encoded by the coding sequence ATGACTGCTTACACCGCGACGGTGACGGTTCGGCTAAAGGCGGGCGTGCTCGACCCGGAGGCCGAAACGACCCGAGGAGCGCTCGAACGACTCGGTTTCGAACTGGAATCGCTGCGCTCGGCGGACGAGTTCGAAATCGACCTCGACGCCGAATCGTCCTCGGACGCGGAGGAACGCGCCGGGGAGATGGCCGAGCGCCTGCTGGCCAATCCGACGATTCACGACTACACGGTGGCCGTCGAGGAGCGATGA
- a CDS encoding formyltetrahydrofolate deformylase, whose protein sequence is MNHRELTEITVVGDDDTGLVANVTTLLFERGINIEDVDQAVREGVFRMTVHVETSDMDVSKHRLRRDLADLGDDLDVDVRVRFPSERDARQVAVLVTKESHCLQRLLDARDEFDAEIGVIIGNHDDLEPLATEHGIPFHDVGDDGGVHDEEKLLSLLDDYDTDLVVLARFMRILSPNVVFRYEGRIINIHPSLLPAFPGAKAYRQAKEAGARIAGVTAHYVTTDLDQGPIISQRVFNVPDDGSVEELRERGQPLEADALLEAVRLHLNDDVEIRRGRTELRESGGDESKYQLGMPPELDAEMPDEPIDGTLALGESDD, encoded by the coding sequence ATGAACCACCGAGAGCTAACCGAAATCACCGTCGTCGGCGACGACGACACTGGACTCGTCGCCAACGTCACGACCCTCCTCTTCGAGCGCGGAATCAACATCGAGGACGTCGACCAAGCCGTGCGCGAGGGCGTCTTCCGGATGACGGTCCACGTCGAGACGAGCGACATGGACGTGAGCAAACACCGACTCCGGCGCGACCTCGCCGACCTCGGCGACGATTTGGATGTTGACGTCCGCGTCCGCTTCCCATCCGAACGCGACGCCCGACAGGTCGCCGTCCTCGTCACGAAGGAGTCTCACTGCCTACAGCGACTGCTCGACGCCCGCGACGAGTTCGACGCCGAAATCGGAGTCATCATCGGCAATCACGACGACCTCGAACCGCTCGCGACCGAGCACGGAATCCCGTTCCACGACGTCGGCGACGACGGCGGCGTCCACGACGAAGAGAAATTGCTCTCACTGCTGGACGACTACGACACCGACCTCGTCGTCCTCGCGCGGTTCATGCGCATCTTGAGCCCCAACGTCGTCTTCCGCTACGAGGGGCGCATCATCAACATCCACCCCAGCCTGCTCCCGGCGTTCCCCGGCGCGAAAGCCTACCGACAGGCCAAGGAAGCGGGCGCTCGCATCGCGGGCGTCACCGCCCACTACGTGACGACCGACTTGGATCAGGGCCCCATCATCTCCCAGCGCGTGTTCAACGTCCCGGACGACGGGAGCGTCGAGGAACTTCGCGAACGCGGCCAACCGCTCGAAGCCGACGCGCTCCTCGAAGCCGTCCGCCTTCACCTCAACGACGACGTGGAGATCCGTCGCGGTCGAACGGAACTGCGCGAAAGCGGTGGAGACGAATCGAAGTATCAACTCGGCATGCCACCCGAACTCGACGCCGAGATGCCCGACGAACCGATCGACGGGACCCTCGCTCTCGGCGAGTCCGACGACTGA
- a CDS encoding phosphoribosylaminoimidazolesuccinocarboxamide synthase, producing the protein MTSVKEFRVEEEPTPDSLGRGSFVFTNDYSVFDWGKMPDTIPDKGASLCTMGAFNFERLEEEGIPTHYRGVVSDGDVVSLSDVTEPPTEMAIDLTQVPNLPHEGRDYDYELFHSGANDNYLIPLEVVFRNSVPVGSSLRRRTDPADHGLDFPEWPDGAVQLEEPVIEFSTKFEKSDRYLSRSEADEIAGKADISELERVAREVNDLVTRQAAKSNLTHEDGKIECLYYDGEIRVADVVGTFDENRFTFHGQQVSKEFIRQYHKREQPAWVDAVKDAKVEAKERDIADWKSLCSEDPQPLPDELLTAARDLYTAGTNAYVGRDFFDAPSLEDAVMAVKEL; encoded by the coding sequence ATGACGAGTGTGAAGGAGTTCCGGGTCGAGGAAGAACCGACGCCGGACTCACTCGGGCGCGGGTCGTTCGTGTTCACGAACGACTACTCGGTGTTCGACTGGGGCAAGATGCCTGATACTATTCCGGACAAGGGCGCGAGCCTCTGTACCATGGGCGCGTTCAACTTCGAACGACTGGAGGAGGAAGGCATTCCGACCCACTACCGCGGCGTCGTTTCCGACGGCGACGTGGTTTCCCTCTCGGACGTGACCGAACCGCCGACCGAGATGGCCATCGATCTGACGCAGGTACCGAACCTGCCGCACGAGGGGCGCGATTACGACTACGAACTGTTCCACAGCGGCGCGAACGACAACTACCTCATCCCGCTGGAGGTCGTCTTCCGCAACAGCGTCCCGGTCGGGTCGAGTCTGCGCCGCCGCACCGACCCCGCCGACCACGGGTTGGACTTCCCGGAGTGGCCCGATGGAGCGGTCCAACTCGAAGAGCCAGTGATCGAGTTCTCGACCAAGTTCGAGAAGAGCGACCGATATCTCTCCCGGAGCGAGGCGGACGAAATCGCGGGGAAGGCCGACATCTCGGAACTGGAACGCGTCGCACGCGAGGTCAACGACCTCGTTACCCGGCAGGCCGCGAAATCGAACCTGACCCACGAGGACGGCAAAATCGAGTGTCTCTACTACGACGGCGAGATTCGCGTCGCCGACGTGGTCGGCACCTTCGACGAGAACCGGTTCACCTTCCACGGCCAGCAGGTCAGCAAGGAGTTCATCCGCCAGTACCACAAGCGCGAGCAACCCGCGTGGGTCGACGCCGTCAAGGACGCCAAAGTCGAGGCGAAAGAGCGGGACATCGCCGATTGGAAATCGCTGTGCTCCGAGGACCCACAGCCGCTCCCGGACGAACTGCTCACCGCCGCCCGCGACCTCTACACCGCCGGTACCAACGCCTACGTCGGCCGCGACTTCTTCGACGCGCCGTCGCTGGAGGACGCCGTCATGGCCGTCAAAGAGCTGTAA
- a CDS encoding complex I NDUFA9 subunit family protein produces the protein MKVLVTGGTGFIGRNLVPELHERGHEVTALARNPDEAEFPDGVETAMGDVTAYASIEEAFEGQDAVVNLVALSPLFKPPRGLSHMSVHLDGTGNVVRAAEEHDVGKIVQMSALGADPYGPTEYIRAKGRAEEVVEESDCRWTIFRPSVVFGDGGEFVSFTKKLTPPYLAPLPGGGKTRFQPIWVDDLVPILADGLDESHDGKIYEIGGPEVLTLAEVAKLARRAEGQSVTVLPIPMELAGVGLKVGGAIPGFPMGADQYRSLKFDNTTSDNDVRNFDIKSEELTTLEEYLGVESVDPT, from the coding sequence ATGAAAGTTCTCGTGACCGGCGGCACCGGATTCATCGGTCGAAACCTCGTCCCCGAACTGCACGAACGCGGCCACGAGGTGACGGCGTTGGCGCGGAACCCGGACGAAGCCGAGTTCCCGGACGGCGTCGAGACGGCAATGGGTGACGTGACGGCGTACGCCTCCATCGAGGAGGCGTTCGAGGGACAGGATGCGGTCGTCAACCTCGTGGCGCTCTCGCCGCTGTTCAAACCGCCGCGCGGGCTGTCGCACATGAGTGTCCACCTCGACGGGACGGGGAACGTCGTCCGGGCGGCGGAGGAACACGACGTCGGAAAGATCGTCCAGATGAGCGCGCTGGGGGCCGATCCGTACGGCCCGACGGAGTACATCCGAGCGAAGGGGCGGGCCGAGGAAGTCGTGGAGGAGTCCGACTGTCGGTGGACGATTTTCCGCCCGTCGGTCGTCTTCGGCGACGGCGGTGAGTTCGTCTCGTTCACGAAGAAACTCACGCCGCCGTACCTCGCGCCGCTTCCCGGCGGGGGCAAAACGCGGTTTCAGCCCATCTGGGTGGACGACCTCGTGCCGATACTGGCCGACGGACTGGACGAATCCCACGACGGGAAAATCTACGAAATCGGCGGTCCGGAAGTGTTGACCTTGGCGGAGGTTGCGAAACTCGCTCGACGGGCCGAGGGACAATCGGTTACCGTGCTCCCGATACCGATGGAACTCGCGGGCGTCGGGCTGAAAGTCGGCGGCGCGATTCCGGGATTCCCGATGGGTGCGGACCAGTATCGATCACTGAAGTTCGACAATACGACGTCGGACAACGATGTTCGGAACTTCGACATTAAATCCGAAGAATTGACTACGTTGGAGGAATATCTCGGGGTTGAGTCCGTCGATCCGACATAA
- the cofG gene encoding 7,8-didemethyl-8-hydroxy-5-deazariboflavin synthase subunit CofG, with product MIPGAEEYDIDISFDEAEIDRLLAVTPADASPADALTYAKNVFVPLTTACRYTCTYCTYFDAPGQASLLSPEEVRDILETGVDAGCTEALFTFGDDPDDRYTRIHEQLDEWGHDSIHSYLREVCELALDVGLLPHSNPGDQTREQMELVADVNASMGVMLETTADVDAHAGPRQKNPGQRLATIRNAGELGMPFTTGLLVGIGEEWRDRAESLLAIRELHERYGHVQEIIVQNVVPNERSRFERPSVETMRRVVAMARVALPDEISVQVPPNLSPTRELLDCGVDDLGGVSPVTDDYINPDYEWPALRELEDIAESAGVPLHERLPVYERYVADDWISNRIRTEIDANTDAGRRYRDVLER from the coding sequence ATGATTCCGGGGGCCGAAGAGTACGACATCGACATCAGTTTCGACGAAGCGGAAATCGACCGACTGCTCGCCGTCACCCCGGCGGACGCGTCGCCCGCCGACGCGCTGACCTACGCGAAGAACGTCTTCGTTCCGCTGACGACGGCGTGTCGCTACACCTGCACGTACTGCACCTACTTCGACGCACCGGGGCAGGCGTCGCTGCTGTCCCCCGAGGAGGTGCGGGACATCCTCGAAACCGGCGTCGATGCGGGTTGTACCGAGGCGCTGTTCACCTTCGGCGACGACCCCGACGACCGCTACACGCGGATTCACGAGCAGTTGGACGAGTGGGGCCACGACTCGATTCACTCCTATCTCCGGGAGGTATGCGAACTCGCGCTGGACGTGGGGCTGCTTCCCCACTCGAATCCGGGAGACCAGACCCGCGAGCAGATGGAACTCGTCGCGGACGTCAACGCCAGCATGGGCGTGATGCTGGAGACGACGGCGGACGTGGACGCACACGCGGGACCACGCCAAAAGAACCCGGGGCAGCGACTCGCCACGATTCGCAACGCGGGCGAACTCGGGATGCCGTTCACGACCGGTCTGCTCGTCGGCATCGGCGAGGAGTGGCGCGACAGGGCAGAGAGCCTGCTGGCGATTCGGGAACTGCACGAACGGTACGGACACGTTCAGGAGATCATCGTTCAGAACGTCGTCCCGAACGAGCGCTCGCGGTTCGAACGACCCTCGGTCGAGACGATGCGGCGAGTCGTGGCGATGGCGCGGGTGGCGCTTCCTGACGAGATTTCGGTGCAGGTGCCGCCGAACCTCTCGCCGACGCGGGAACTGCTGGACTGCGGCGTGGACGATCTGGGCGGCGTGTCGCCCGTCACGGACGATTACATCAATCCCGACTACGAGTGGCCCGCCCTACGCGAACTGGAGGACATCGCGGAATCGGCGGGCGTTCCGCTCCACGAGCGTCTCCCGGTGTACGAACGATACGTCGCGGACGACTGGATCTCGAACCGAATTCGGACGGAAATCGACGCGAATACCGACGCCGGTCGGCGATACCGGGACGTTTTGGAGCGCTGA
- a CDS encoding class I SAM-dependent methyltransferase — MPYDRNDVRRAYDRIADEYLAERNEDDDSEDLALLEEFYMHLPEDARVLDAGCGAGRPIAQLLAGDVDLVGIDFSREQIGRARKNVPEGRFCQADMTELGFRDGTFDGICAYHSIIHVPSGNHPDVAREFRRLLRPGGHLLLTIGSEAWEGSNDDWLGTGVEMHWSIPSPDESERILEESGFEIRWRHTVNDEMGGTATFVLARRTESEETK, encoded by the coding sequence ATGCCCTACGATAGAAACGACGTTCGTCGCGCGTACGACCGAATCGCGGATGAGTATCTCGCCGAGCGAAACGAGGACGACGACAGCGAGGACCTCGCGTTGTTGGAGGAGTTCTACATGCACCTCCCGGAGGACGCCCGCGTGCTCGACGCCGGTTGTGGGGCCGGTCGTCCCATCGCGCAACTGCTGGCGGGGGACGTCGATCTGGTCGGAATCGATTTCTCGCGCGAACAGATCGGCCGCGCCCGGAAGAACGTTCCCGAGGGGCGGTTCTGCCAAGCGGACATGACCGAACTCGGCTTTCGGGATGGCACGTTCGACGGTATCTGTGCCTACCACTCGATCATTCACGTACCGTCGGGCAACCATCCCGACGTGGCGCGGGAGTTCCGTCGTCTCCTGCGGCCGGGTGGCCATCTCCTCCTCACGATTGGCTCCGAGGCGTGGGAGGGAAGCAACGACGATTGGCTCGGGACGGGCGTCGAAATGCACTGGAGCATCCCGTCACCGGACGAGAGCGAGCGAATTCTGGAGGAGTCGGGGTTCGAAATTCGCTGGCGACACACCGTAAACGACGAGATGGGCGGAACGGCCACGTTCGTCCTCGCACGGCGTACCGAGTCGGAAGAGACGAAGTAG
- a CDS encoding S26 family signal peptidase, whose product MSPPSDAGPKELLHWFRTTDEEPVPLLRDLLKTLLWLVAIGALLFAITGVWPPMVAVESGSMQPHMEKGDLIVVIEKGRFVGDGSYGDTGVVPYRAGKGSGYRSFHSYGDVIIYRPDGATGETPIIHRARFWVQKNENWYDRADQKFIGSADNCEELPNCPAPHAGFITKGDHNGEYDQVYRGIGGPISSPVESSWIVAKAKIRIPWLGWVRLAV is encoded by the coding sequence ATGTCCCCGCCAAGCGACGCCGGGCCGAAGGAACTACTCCACTGGTTTCGGACGACCGACGAGGAGCCGGTTCCCCTGCTCCGCGACCTACTGAAGACGCTACTGTGGCTCGTCGCCATCGGTGCCCTCCTGTTTGCGATCACGGGTGTGTGGCCGCCCATGGTCGCCGTCGAGAGCGGCAGCATGCAACCGCACATGGAGAAGGGCGACCTCATCGTCGTGATAGAGAAAGGTCGATTCGTCGGGGACGGGTCGTACGGCGACACGGGTGTCGTGCCGTATCGCGCGGGGAAGGGGTCGGGCTATCGGTCGTTCCACAGCTACGGGGACGTGATCATCTATCGGCCGGACGGCGCGACCGGAGAGACACCGATCATCCATCGTGCTCGTTTCTGGGTGCAAAAGAACGAGAACTGGTACGATAGGGCGGATCAGAAGTTCATCGGAAGCGCGGACAACTGCGAGGAGTTGCCGAACTGTCCCGCGCCACACGCCGGATTCATCACCAAGGGTGACCACAACGGCGAGTACGACCAGGTCTATCGGGGAATCGGCGGGCCGATCAGCAGTCCCGTCGAATCCTCGTGGATCGTCGCCAAAGCGAAGATTCGAATCCCGTGGCTCGGCTGGGTTCGCCTGGCGGTCTGA
- the pyrF gene encoding orotidine-5'-phosphate decarboxylase, whose protein sequence is MNFFDRLADRIETTDSIVSIGLDPDIERIPDHLHEYDLPRWAFNRRIIDATHEHAAVYKPNAAFYEDGDGWAALAETIAYAHGKGVPVLLDAKRGDIGNTARQYAKLLDSADAITANPYMGRDSLDPFLSREDKGVFILCRTSNPGGSDLQNLELASGETLYEWVASLADLWNGNGNVGLVVGATTPDELEELRERVPDLPFLVPGVGAQGGDTEAAATYALADGAGLVNSSRGIIFAGEDAGEQFAKASGQAAKRLKKQLNQYR, encoded by the coding sequence ATGAACTTCTTCGACCGGCTCGCCGACCGCATCGAGACCACCGACAGCATCGTCTCCATCGGGCTCGACCCCGACATCGAACGCATCCCCGACCACCTCCACGAGTACGACCTCCCGCGCTGGGCGTTCAACCGCCGCATCATCGACGCGACCCACGAACACGCGGCCGTCTACAAACCCAACGCCGCCTTCTACGAGGACGGCGACGGCTGGGCCGCGCTCGCCGAAACCATCGCGTACGCCCACGGAAAGGGCGTCCCCGTCCTGTTGGACGCGAAGCGCGGCGACATCGGAAACACGGCCCGTCAGTACGCGAAGCTCCTCGATTCGGCCGACGCCATCACGGCCAACCCCTACATGGGACGGGACTCGCTCGACCCATTCCTCTCGCGCGAGGACAAGGGCGTATTCATCCTCTGTCGAACCTCCAACCCCGGCGGGTCGGACTTGCAGAACCTCGAACTGGCCTCCGGCGAGACGTTGTACGAGTGGGTCGCTTCGCTCGCCGACCTCTGGAACGGCAACGGCAACGTCGGCCTCGTCGTCGGCGCGACGACCCCGGACGAACTCGAAGAACTGCGCGAGCGCGTCCCGGACCTCCCGTTCCTCGTCCCCGGCGTCGGCGCACAGGGCGGCGACACAGAAGCCGCCGCGACTTACGCCCTCGCGGACGGTGCCGGACTCGTCAACTCCTCACGCGGCATCATCTTCGCGGGCGAGGACGCGGGCGAGCAGTTCGCCAAAGCCTCCGGACAAGCGGCGAAACGGCTCAAGAAACAGCTGAACCAGTATCGATGA
- the purQ gene encoding phosphoribosylformylglycinamidine synthase I, translating into MTVAIVQFGGSNCDRDAIRALTHIGVDAELVWHEDDLPEDTTGVMLPGGFSYGDYLRAGAIAANSPIMGQVREAAESGVPVLGICNGAQIGCESGLTPGAFTTNRSARFQCEYVYLRVENADTPWTAAYEEGEVIEVPIAHGEGRFEITDEKYEELDAEDRILFRYCDENGVVSDETNPNGSKGSVAGIIGGSDSVAVMMPHPERATLPDIGGTDGEGVLYGFA; encoded by the coding sequence ATGACGGTCGCAATCGTCCAGTTCGGCGGGAGCAACTGCGACCGCGACGCGATTCGCGCGCTCACCCACATCGGCGTGGACGCGGAACTCGTTTGGCACGAGGACGACCTGCCGGAGGACACGACCGGCGTGATGCTGCCGGGTGGATTCTCCTACGGGGACTACCTCCGCGCGGGTGCCATCGCGGCGAACTCGCCCATCATGGGACAGGTGCGCGAGGCCGCCGAGTCGGGCGTTCCCGTCCTCGGCATCTGCAACGGCGCGCAAATCGGCTGTGAATCGGGATTGACGCCCGGCGCGTTCACCACCAACCGGAGCGCGCGCTTCCAGTGTGAATACGTCTACCTGCGCGTCGAAAACGCCGACACGCCGTGGACCGCGGCCTACGAGGAAGGGGAAGTCATCGAAGTCCCCATCGCACACGGCGAGGGGCGCTTCGAGATTACCGACGAGAAGTACGAGGAACTCGACGCTGAGGACCGTATCCTCTTCCGCTACTGCGACGAGAACGGCGTCGTCAGCGACGAGACGAACCCCAACGGGTCGAAAGGCAGCGTGGCTGGAATCATCGGCGGTTCGGACTCCGTCGCGGTCATGATGCCCCATCCCGAGCGAGCGACGCTCCCCGACATCGGCGGCACCGACGGCGAGGGCGTCCTCTACGGGTTCGCCTGA
- a CDS encoding CBS domain-containing protein → MAITARDLMTTEVETVSPDDEIGEVLTRLARVQFNGFPVTDDGEVVGIVTQHDFVHMFQPSDRTLWIPIGFPPFLESLEYGFDLSWDEFDVGIDLVRNAGKPVRTVMSENVVTVTPDDDIDRVLDLLVDAENDINRLPVVEDGKLVGIIARQDVLRALRDERRAR, encoded by the coding sequence ATGGCAATCACGGCCCGCGATTTGATGACGACTGAGGTGGAAACCGTCTCGCCCGACGACGAAATCGGGGAAGTGCTGACCCGTCTCGCGCGGGTGCAGTTCAACGGGTTTCCCGTCACGGACGACGGGGAGGTCGTCGGTATCGTCACCCAACACGACTTCGTACATATGTTTCAGCCGAGCGACCGAACGCTGTGGATTCCCATCGGCTTCCCGCCGTTCCTCGAAAGTCTGGAATACGGGTTCGACCTCTCGTGGGACGAGTTCGACGTGGGTATCGACCTCGTGCGAAACGCCGGAAAACCGGTCCGAACGGTCATGAGCGAGAACGTGGTGACGGTGACGCCCGACGACGACATCGACCGCGTCCTCGATCTGCTGGTCGACGCGGAAAACGACATCAACCGCCTCCCGGTCGTCGAGGACGGTAAACTCGTCGGCATCATCGCCCGACAGGACGTGCTGCGGGCGCTTCGGGACGAACGCCGCGCGCGGTGA
- a CDS encoding DMT family transporter produces the protein MTRYRNVLLFVILAAFWGSAFMAIRAGLEFIPPVLFAAIRYDVAGVLMLAYAIYVTDRWRPRTRGEWTLVLVGGALMIAAYHSFLFIGERRTPSAAAAIIVSLSPILTSGFARIFLPSERLTPAGIAGLLLGFVGVAVLSLSNSGSGESLTTTVIPQLLVFLAAFSFALGSVLTQRIEAELPIETMEAWSMLLGALMMHAISVARPSESFSAIRWTPDAIAAIAYLSIFASAIGFLIYFDLLDRLGAVEINLVSYVAPLFAALTGWYFLDEVVTPLTVVGFCIVFAGFCLLKRNAISRELPRITGVFTSGR, from the coding sequence GTGACCCGGTATCGAAACGTTCTGCTGTTCGTTATTCTCGCCGCGTTCTGGGGGTCGGCGTTCATGGCCATCCGGGCCGGACTGGAGTTCATTCCGCCGGTCCTGTTCGCGGCGATTCGTTACGACGTGGCGGGCGTGTTGATGCTCGCCTACGCCATCTACGTGACCGACCGCTGGCGGCCACGGACGCGCGGCGAGTGGACGCTCGTCCTCGTCGGCGGCGCGCTGATGATCGCGGCGTATCACTCGTTCCTGTTCATCGGTGAGCGACGGACGCCGAGCGCCGCCGCCGCCATCATCGTCAGCCTCAGTCCGATTCTGACCTCCGGTTTCGCCAGGATATTCCTCCCCAGCGAGCGGCTTACGCCCGCCGGAATCGCCGGATTGCTTCTCGGATTCGTCGGTGTGGCGGTCCTGAGCCTCTCGAACTCCGGTTCGGGTGAATCGCTGACGACGACGGTGATTCCGCAACTGCTCGTGTTCCTCGCCGCGTTCTCGTTCGCGCTCGGCAGCGTCCTCACGCAGCGAATCGAGGCCGAACTCCCCATCGAGACGATGGAAGCGTGGTCGATGCTCCTCGGCGCGCTCATGATGCACGCCATCAGCGTCGCCCGCCCGAGCGAATCTTTCTCGGCGATCCGGTGGACGCCCGACGCGATTGCCGCCATCGCCTACCTCTCCATCTTCGCGAGCGCGATCGGCTTTCTGATCTACTTCGACCTGCTCGACCGCCTCGGCGCGGTCGAGATCAACCTCGTTTCGTACGTTGCCCCGCTGTTCGCGGCGCTCACGGGTTGGTACTTCCTCGACGAGGTGGTGACCCCCCTGACCGTCGTCGGATTCTGTATCGTCTTCGCGGGCTTTTGCCTGCTGAAACGGAACGCGATTTCGCGCGAACTACCGAGAATTACCGGCGTGTTCACGTCCGGACGCTGA
- a CDS encoding HAD family hydrolase, whose translation MPVTAVGFDLDETLAVTERAREKLLADATKAVGAPSLTREEYLDAHSRHLTSDSRKPIFADLLADGLGADAEELTDAYQQAILDSLASVGDIPSLLSELHREYRLGLLTNGPVEAQRGKLHQLGWEEYFDATVVTGELEAGKPDRRAFDALCERLDVRPEEMVYIGDNPEADIRGAGDIGMKTIQVLFPDGPEPEPSADAYVDREELVSALPRIIAELGE comes from the coding sequence ATGCCTGTGACCGCTGTGGGCTTCGACCTCGACGAGACTCTCGCCGTGACCGAGAGGGCGCGAGAGAAACTGCTCGCGGATGCGACGAAGGCAGTCGGTGCTCCATCACTCACCCGTGAGGAGTATCTCGATGCCCACAGTCGTCATTTGACGAGCGACTCGCGGAAACCCATCTTTGCCGACCTGCTCGCCGATGGCCTCGGAGCGGATGCGGAGGAACTTACCGACGCCTATCAACAGGCGATTCTGGACTCGCTCGCGTCGGTCGGCGACATCCCGTCGCTCCTCTCGGAGCTCCACCGGGAGTATCGTCTCGGCCTGCTCACGAACGGCCCGGTAGAGGCACAACGCGGAAAGCTTCACCAGTTGGGGTGGGAGGAGTACTTCGACGCGACGGTCGTCACCGGCGAACTCGAAGCTGGAAAGCCGGACCGCCGCGCGTTCGATGCGCTCTGTGAACGACTCGACGTCCGACCCGAGGAGATGGTGTACATCGGCGACAACCCGGAGGCGGACATCCGCGGCGCGGGCGACATCGGGATGAAGACGATACAGGTGCTGTTTCCCGACGGACCGGAACCGGAACCGTCGGCGGACGCGTACGTCGACCGTGAGGAACTTGTGTCCGCGCTTCCGAGGATAATCGCAGAACTAGGGGAGTAA
- a CDS encoding tubulin/FtsZ family protein produces MKLAMIGFGQAGGKIVDKFLEYDQRTQSGIVRAAVAVNTARADLMGLQHVPEENRVLIGQSRVKGHGVGADNELGAEIAEEDIDEVQGAIDNIPVHEVDAFLIIAGMGGGSGSGGAPVVAKHLKRIYTEPVYGLGILPGGDEGGIYTLNAARSFQTFVREVDNLMVFDNDAWRQSGESMEGGYAEINEEIVTRFGILFGAGEVGGGDDVAESVVDSSEIINTLAGGGVSTIGYAAEEVEMQNSGGLLSRFTSGSGGQAKDTAHTTNRITSLVRKAALGRLTMPCEIQGTERALLVMSGPSPHLNRKGIERGRKWLEEQTGSMEVRGGDYPVNEPSVASVVLLSGITNVPRIKELQQVAIEAQDNIDDIQQESQTNLENLVEDDEDELDPLF; encoded by the coding sequence ATGAAACTCGCGATGATCGGATTTGGTCAGGCAGGCGGTAAAATCGTCGACAAGTTCCTGGAATACGACCAGCGAACACAGAGCGGCATCGTCCGCGCGGCTGTCGCCGTCAACACTGCCCGTGCTGACCTCATGGGTCTACAGCACGTTCCGGAGGAAAACCGGGTGCTCATCGGACAGTCCCGCGTCAAAGGACACGGCGTGGGTGCGGACAACGAACTCGGCGCGGAAATCGCCGAAGAGGATATCGACGAAGTACAGGGGGCTATCGACAACATTCCCGTCCACGAAGTGGACGCCTTCCTCATCATCGCCGGAATGGGCGGCGGTTCGGGAAGCGGCGGAGCGCCCGTCGTGGCGAAACATCTGAAGCGAATCTACACCGAACCCGTCTACGGGCTGGGTATCCTGCCCGGTGGCGACGAAGGGGGAATCTACACGCTCAACGCGGCGCGTTCGTTCCAGACGTTCGTCCGCGAAGTGGACAACCTGATGGTGTTCGACAACGACGCGTGGCGCCAATCCGGCGAGAGCATGGAGGGCGGCTACGCGGAGATCAACGAGGAAATCGTCACCCGCTTCGGCATCCTGTTCGGTGCCGGTGAGGTCGGTGGCGGCGACGACGTGGCCGAAAGCGTCGTCGACTCCAGCGAGATCATCAACACGCTCGCCGGTGGCGGCGTCTCCACCATCGGCTACGCCGCGGAGGAAGTCGAGATGCAGAACTCCGGCGGTCTTCTCTCCCGCTTCACCAGCGGCAGTGGCGGACAGGCCAAGGACACGGCACACACGACCAACCGAATCACGAGCCTCGTTCGCAAGGCGGCGCTCGGTCGGTTGACCATGCCCTGTGAGATTCAGGGAACGGAGCGCGCCCTCCTCGTCATGAGCGGGCCGTCCCCCCACCTGAACCGGAAAGGTATCGAGCGCGGTCGCAAGTGGCTCGAAGAGCAGACCGGCAGCATGGAGGTCCGTGGCGGTGACTACCCCGTCAACGAACCCAGCGTCGCCAGCGTCGTCCTACTCTCGGGAATCACGAACGTTCCACGAATCAAGGAACTCCAGCAGGTCGCCATCGAAGCCCAAGACAACATCGACGACATTCAACAAGAGAGCCAGACGAACCTCGAAAACCTCGTCGAGGATGATGAAGATGAACTCGACCCGTTGTTCTAA